Proteins encoded in a region of the Altererythrobacter ishigakiensis genome:
- a CDS encoding DUF938 domain-containing protein, which produces MYASTTEDKKRYAPATLRNREAIADVLALELPEARLVLEVASGSGEHTLYFAERFPSLTWQPSDPDPAALASIEAWRADHGRPNLLPPIELNGEDSDWALDRADAIFCANMIHIAPWQACEGLFAGAAMLLSKDAPLILYGPYLEDDVETAPSNLAFDTSLKARNPSWGLRNVADIDALGTDYGFARKARHEMPANNLTLVYRRSGET; this is translated from the coding sequence TTGTACGCGTCGACCACTGAAGACAAGAAACGCTATGCGCCCGCTACTTTGCGCAATCGTGAGGCGATCGCGGACGTGTTGGCTTTAGAGCTTCCGGAAGCTCGCCTTGTCCTTGAGGTCGCTAGCGGGAGCGGCGAGCACACGCTCTACTTCGCGGAGAGATTCCCAAGCCTGACATGGCAACCCAGCGATCCTGATCCTGCTGCTCTCGCTTCGATTGAGGCGTGGCGCGCTGATCACGGACGTCCAAATCTCTTGCCACCGATTGAACTGAATGGAGAGGATAGTGACTGGGCACTGGATCGTGCCGATGCGATTTTTTGCGCAAACATGATCCATATCGCGCCTTGGCAAGCGTGCGAGGGGCTGTTTGCAGGGGCGGCAATGCTTCTTTCGAAAGACGCGCCGCTGATCCTCTATGGCCCCTATTTGGAAGACGACGTCGAAACTGCGCCGTCAAATCTGGCTTTTGATACCAGTCTCAAGGCGCGCAATCCATCTTGGGGTCTACGAAACGTTGCCGATATCGATGCGTTAGGCACAGATTACGGTTTCGCGCGAAAAGCGCGCCATGAAATGCCGGCTAACAATCTGACGCTAGTCTATCGCAGAAGCGGTGAGACTTAG
- a CDS encoding ABA4-like family protein, with amino-acid sequence MSWDAIFGAANMFALISWVALILLPRWPALLSAILFLSVGLLSLLYAGILIGLVGGFVDPVGDMTGGNFSSIEGVQTLFSSKGGLTLGWVHYLAFDLFVGLWIARDADSKNFSRILQAPILLATFMAGPLGLFVWLIVREGRARAQGRFS; translated from the coding sequence ATGAGCTGGGACGCAATTTTCGGCGCAGCAAATATGTTTGCGCTCATATCGTGGGTTGCGCTTATCCTGCTGCCGCGTTGGCCCGCGTTGCTCAGCGCGATCCTGTTCCTGTCGGTTGGGCTGTTGAGCTTGCTCTATGCAGGAATTCTTATCGGGCTTGTTGGCGGGTTTGTGGACCCGGTTGGCGACATGACTGGCGGCAATTTCAGCTCAATTGAAGGCGTTCAGACGCTATTCTCATCCAAGGGCGGACTTACGCTTGGTTGGGTGCATTATCTGGCGTTCGATCTGTTTGTCGGATTGTGGATTGCGCGTGATGCGGATTCCAAGAATTTCTCCCGCATCTTGCAGGCGCCGATTCTGCTCGCGACCTTTATGGCGGGGCCGCTAGGCTTGTTCGTCTGGCTCATTGTTCGGGAGGGCAGAGCGCGCGCGCAAGGACGGTTTAGCTGA
- a CDS encoding long-chain-fatty-acid--CoA ligase, protein MNAHHDFTHFDDILQFWAKERPDDVAIEQDGRTTTYAELEENTRRIIALWATHGVGKGDRVAWLGKNSDLHCQLYMAAARVGVVMVPIGWRLAPPEIAYILKDTGAKIVFTGEEFTETASQIAPDLPAKPIVIGEHQARKAISETQPGQHERVDKHEAILQLYTSGTTGNPKGVMLSNANLMDLRNPGNAAGLAWNFFEPRECMLVAMPCSHIGGTGLINIAIVNGIRCLVQAEFTPVGVLEAIENGATHMFIVPAALQMVVQHPQAKETDFSALRYLMYGAAPMPLELLKEAVRTMPNAGFLQAYGMTETAGTISILPPEDHVLEGNERMRSAGKAVPGAKIEVRGPDNKEVPLGEIGEVCVKSPSNTAGYWQLPDATRDTIDEDGWLHTGDAAIMDEDGYIYIQDRIKDMIISGGENVYPAEVENAIFGHPAVAEVAVIGVPSERWGEEVKACVVCKPGQSVEEGDIIAYARERVAAFKAPKSVDVIPEMPRNPSGKILRRQLREPYWAGQERQVS, encoded by the coding sequence ATGAACGCACATCACGACTTCACTCATTTCGACGATATTCTTCAATTCTGGGCGAAAGAGCGCCCCGATGACGTCGCTATCGAGCAAGACGGCCGTACGACGACCTATGCCGAGCTGGAGGAGAATACGCGGCGTATTATTGCGCTTTGGGCGACGCATGGAGTTGGCAAGGGTGATCGCGTTGCTTGGCTGGGCAAGAACTCCGATTTGCACTGCCAACTCTACATGGCGGCGGCGCGTGTTGGCGTGGTTATGGTGCCGATCGGTTGGAGGCTCGCCCCGCCAGAGATCGCGTATATCCTGAAAGATACGGGCGCGAAGATCGTCTTCACCGGCGAAGAATTTACGGAAACGGCCAGCCAGATCGCGCCTGATCTGCCTGCCAAGCCGATCGTGATCGGAGAACATCAGGCACGCAAGGCCATCTCGGAGACACAGCCCGGCCAGCATGAGCGGGTCGATAAGCATGAGGCGATTCTGCAGCTTTATACATCGGGGACTACCGGCAACCCGAAGGGCGTGATGCTTTCAAACGCGAACCTGATGGACTTGCGCAATCCGGGTAATGCAGCTGGTCTGGCATGGAACTTCTTCGAACCGCGCGAGTGTATGCTGGTCGCCATGCCCTGTTCGCACATTGGCGGTACGGGACTGATCAACATTGCCATTGTCAACGGCATCCGCTGCCTGGTGCAAGCCGAGTTCACGCCCGTCGGTGTACTGGAAGCGATCGAGAATGGCGCAACGCATATGTTTATCGTGCCAGCGGCGCTGCAAATGGTGGTCCAACATCCTCAAGCCAAGGAAACCGATTTTTCCGCGCTTCGATATCTGATGTACGGCGCAGCCCCGATGCCTTTGGAACTTCTCAAGGAAGCAGTGCGGACCATGCCCAATGCGGGGTTCTTGCAAGCCTATGGCATGACGGAAACCGCCGGCACTATCTCTATCCTTCCGCCTGAAGATCATGTGCTTGAAGGAAACGAGCGCATGCGTTCCGCTGGCAAAGCTGTTCCGGGCGCTAAGATCGAGGTTCGCGGGCCGGACAACAAGGAAGTGCCGCTCGGCGAGATCGGCGAAGTCTGCGTCAAGTCACCATCGAACACTGCGGGCTATTGGCAGCTACCCGACGCAACGCGCGACACGATCGATGAAGATGGCTGGCTGCACACCGGTGACGCGGCGATCATGGATGAAGATGGCTACATCTACATTCAGGACCGCATCAAGGACATGATCATCTCAGGCGGCGAGAACGTTTATCCGGCAGAAGTAGAGAATGCGATTTTCGGCCATCCGGCGGTCGCGGAAGTGGCTGTGATCGGGGTGCCCAGCGAACGCTGGGGTGAGGAAGTGAAAGCCTGCGTCGTTTGCAAGCCTGGCCAGTCAGTCGAAGAGGGCGACATCATCGCCTATGCACGCGAACGTGTCGCCGCATTCAAGGCACCCAAGAGTGTCGACGTGATCCCTGAGATGCCGCGCAATCCTTCTGGTAAGATCCTGCGACGGCAGCTGCGCGAGCCTTATTGGGCCGGACAGGAACGCCAGGTTAGCTAG
- a CDS encoding DMT family transporter → MTADAPIQRPLFALFVRLAAAATLSVMVALVKLASESGLSLPEILFWRQLPTIPLVILIFWATGRLGRLRSKRLNQHGLRALLGIGGMFLNFGAVTLLPLAEATSLNFTSAIWAVILSALILHERVGLWRWGAVILGFVGVLVIGQPGDGHIPLFGAGVALGAAFMIALISIAIRDLTKTEDSLTIVFYFALFTTPLLAIALPFVWQAKSAEQWFYLIALGLSGLLGQYLLTSALRYGSVSSVIVMDYSALIWATLLGWSLFDRLPPATTWLGAPLIIGAGLLIAWREHQLSRPARSLAAPP, encoded by the coding sequence GTGACTGCTGATGCACCCATCCAACGCCCGCTTTTCGCGCTCTTTGTCAGACTGGCTGCAGCAGCAACACTTTCAGTGATGGTCGCATTGGTCAAACTTGCCAGCGAAAGCGGTCTATCCTTGCCGGAAATCCTTTTCTGGCGCCAATTGCCAACGATTCCACTTGTCATTCTGATCTTCTGGGCCACGGGACGACTTGGCCGCCTGCGATCGAAGCGACTAAACCAGCACGGCCTCCGCGCCTTACTGGGAATTGGCGGCATGTTCCTAAACTTTGGTGCCGTAACCCTTTTGCCACTTGCAGAGGCGACCAGCTTGAACTTCACATCTGCAATTTGGGCAGTCATTTTGTCGGCATTGATCCTGCATGAGAGGGTGGGCCTTTGGCGCTGGGGCGCGGTGATCTTGGGGTTTGTCGGGGTTCTGGTCATTGGACAGCCGGGCGATGGACACATTCCACTTTTCGGGGCAGGCGTAGCACTGGGGGCCGCCTTTATGATCGCGCTGATTTCGATTGCGATCCGCGATCTTACCAAGACAGAAGACTCGCTAACGATCGTGTTTTACTTCGCGCTGTTCACTACACCGCTGCTGGCAATTGCTCTGCCCTTTGTATGGCAGGCCAAGTCCGCCGAACAATGGTTCTATTTGATCGCGCTCGGCCTCAGCGGGCTGTTAGGACAATATCTGCTTACCAGCGCCCTTAGGTACGGCAGTGTATCAAGCGTCATTGTGATGGATTATTCTGCTCTGATCTGGGCGACTTTGTTGGGTTGGTCGCTGTTCGATCGACTTCCGCCCGCAACAACTTGGCTGGGGGCGCCGCTGATCATCGGCGCGGGCCTCCTGATTGCCTGGCGCGAGCACCAGTTATCGCGTCCTGCACGCAGTCTGGCTGCTCCCCCATAG
- a CDS encoding EAL domain-containing protein: MSEHESAFADEPMGLSTAAVLGLDDAAGEQWAHLRGMQYSTMAQVTKYRMIMHLILAVLTAAILREHVAVWWLVPWAAALGFVHLRGMKFDNSLADTHRRRVTKEEFRQQLVTPALSGVLWAIALLFFAPQAGGVEMAVVWTIVAVLITGSTLFYTAAPLGILVFASIVGAAGLISLIFHDLYSMAAAAFTFLAISMIGSVEAGRMFLAARLAEEAATEKDQVVSLLLREFEENEADWLWEVDPTRRVRSASPRLAYALGRSQAEAEGRPLLEMIAGQGWESGRLPPTLHELANKLKNQQSFSNLLVEVSIRGQRRWWELSGTPILTENGRFIGFRGVGSDVTAQRESSDKIAYLARYDTLTSLPNRLQLTEALGEALQYADEWRTRCAFLMIDLDRFKSINDSLGHLVGDRLLAQVSARLQGLMVDGQLCGRLGGDEFAVVIRDATDHRIIEKVARVIIESLSEPYIVDNHTLYVGASVGSAIGPRDGRSVEELMRNADLALYRAKDEGGNDHYPYEPNLHVVAEERRQLELSLRKALDKDEFQLAFQPVVDANREHAVSFEALLRWQSEEHGFVSPAKFIPIAEDTRLIIPIGSWVLRQACLEACKWPDYIKINVNVSPEQLLDPGFTDEVVRILSETGLRPQRLEIEVTESIFVRDASVARSALEQVMALGCSVALDDFGTGYSSLGYIRKLRFSTIKIDRTFVKGAAQESAESLAIIRAVVAMAQSLEMTTTAEGVETSEEAKLIRELGCDKIQGYYFGRPMSAADAEKIVQLTEMKKRLS; encoded by the coding sequence GTGAGTGAACACGAATCCGCCTTTGCCGACGAACCAATGGGCTTGTCGACTGCCGCTGTGCTGGGTCTTGATGACGCGGCTGGCGAGCAATGGGCTCACCTGCGCGGCATGCAGTATTCGACGATGGCGCAGGTCACAAAATACCGCATGATCATGCATCTCATTCTCGCCGTATTGACTGCGGCGATATTGCGAGAACATGTTGCTGTATGGTGGCTCGTTCCTTGGGCAGCGGCCTTGGGGTTCGTCCATTTGCGCGGAATGAAGTTCGACAATAGTCTGGCAGACACCCATAGGCGTAGGGTAACAAAGGAAGAGTTTCGTCAACAGTTGGTTACGCCCGCGCTATCCGGTGTTCTGTGGGCGATTGCTCTTCTATTCTTCGCTCCGCAAGCTGGTGGCGTGGAGATGGCGGTAGTCTGGACGATCGTTGCGGTACTGATAACGGGCTCAACGCTTTTTTATACCGCGGCGCCTCTCGGCATTCTGGTTTTCGCGAGCATTGTCGGTGCGGCAGGACTGATTAGCCTGATATTCCACGATCTGTACTCAATGGCGGCTGCAGCGTTCACTTTTCTTGCCATTTCGATGATTGGTTCTGTGGAAGCTGGGCGAATGTTTCTGGCGGCGAGGCTAGCTGAGGAAGCTGCTACCGAGAAGGATCAGGTCGTATCGCTCTTGCTGCGAGAATTCGAGGAAAACGAAGCCGACTGGTTGTGGGAAGTTGATCCAACGCGTCGTGTTCGTAGCGCTTCTCCTCGGCTTGCCTACGCGCTTGGTCGCAGTCAGGCAGAAGCTGAAGGGCGACCTTTGCTGGAAATGATCGCGGGGCAAGGATGGGAGAGTGGTCGCTTGCCACCTACGTTGCATGAACTCGCCAACAAGCTAAAGAACCAGCAAAGCTTTTCGAATTTGTTGGTGGAGGTCTCAATCCGAGGCCAGCGCCGCTGGTGGGAGCTATCAGGGACCCCGATTTTGACCGAGAATGGCCGTTTTATCGGGTTTCGCGGAGTGGGTTCTGATGTGACAGCTCAGCGTGAATCCTCTGACAAGATCGCTTACCTTGCACGCTATGACACGCTCACCTCTCTACCCAATCGATTACAGCTTACTGAAGCGCTGGGCGAAGCTTTGCAGTATGCCGACGAATGGAGAACACGCTGCGCGTTCCTTATGATCGATCTTGATCGTTTCAAGTCGATCAACGATTCTCTCGGGCATTTGGTAGGGGACCGCTTATTGGCACAAGTGTCGGCCCGGCTTCAGGGGCTCATGGTTGATGGGCAACTCTGCGGACGTCTGGGCGGAGACGAGTTTGCCGTTGTCATTCGCGACGCGACAGATCACCGCATCATCGAGAAGGTTGCGAGGGTAATCATTGAGAGCCTGTCCGAACCCTACATTGTCGATAATCATACTCTGTACGTCGGAGCCAGCGTCGGATCGGCGATTGGTCCGCGCGATGGACGTTCGGTCGAAGAGTTGATGCGAAATGCCGATCTGGCACTCTACCGGGCAAAGGATGAGGGTGGCAATGACCACTACCCTTACGAACCTAATCTGCACGTTGTTGCCGAAGAACGCCGACAGCTTGAGCTGTCGCTTCGCAAGGCGCTCGACAAGGATGAATTTCAGCTCGCCTTTCAGCCGGTCGTTGACGCAAACCGGGAGCATGCGGTCAGCTTTGAAGCGCTGTTGCGCTGGCAAAGTGAAGAGCATGGATTTGTCAGCCCGGCAAAATTCATTCCTATCGCTGAAGACACTCGCTTGATCATTCCGATTGGAAGCTGGGTGCTGCGGCAGGCTTGTCTGGAAGCGTGTAAGTGGCCCGATTATATCAAGATTAACGTCAACGTTTCACCTGAACAGTTGTTGGACCCTGGATTCACAGACGAAGTCGTGCGCATTCTGTCCGAAACCGGACTGCGTCCCCAACGGCTTGAGATCGAAGTGACTGAAAGCATTTTTGTACGCGATGCCAGCGTAGCTCGAAGCGCGCTTGAACAGGTGATGGCGCTGGGCTGCAGTGTCGCGCTGGACGACTTCGGGACGGGCTATTCCTCGCTCGGCTACATTCGCAAACTGCGCTTCTCCACGATCAAGATTGACCGTACCTTTGTGAAGGGTGCGGCGCAGGAGAGCGCTGAAAGCCTCGCGATTATCCGCGCGGTTGTAGCAATGGCGCAAAGCCTGGAAATGACAACAACGGCAGAGGGCGTTGAAACAAGCGAAGAAGCCAAGCTCATACGTGAACTGGGCTGTGACAAGATTCAGGGGTATTATTTCGGACGCCCCATGTCGGCAGCCGATGCAGAAAAGATCGTGCAGTTAACCGAGATGAAGAAGCGTCTGTCCTGA
- a CDS encoding CpaF family protein has protein sequence MSAFGKKTGPGGMKPGARPSFGVARPMKSGEKADVEKSEESGGEQFPPLPNGGGSEPAPAAPTSAKSSGRSNDDAMARLSERMNATHATDSEVGGFEASIHKIKEQVLPRLLERVDPEAAATLTKDELSEEFRPIIMEVLAELKVTLNRREQFALEKVLIDELLGFGPLEELLNDPDVSDIMVNGPQQTYIEKSGKLQLAPIQFRDEQHLFQIAQRIVNQVGRRVDQTTPLADARLKDGSRVNVIVPPLSLRGTAISIRKFSEKPITLDMLKDFGSMSEKMCTALKIAGACRMNIVISGGTGSGKTTMLNALSKMIDPGERVLTIEDAAELRLQQPHWLPLETRPPNLEGQGAITIGDLVKNALRMRPDRIILGEIRGAECFDLLAAMNTGHDGSMCTLHANSPRECLGRMENMILMGDIKIPKEAISRQIAESVDLIVQVKRLRDGSRRTTNITEVIGMEGDVIVTQELFKFEYLDESEDGKILGEFRSSGLRPYTLEKARQYGFDQAYLEACL, from the coding sequence ATGAGTGCATTCGGCAAGAAGACCGGACCTGGGGGTATGAAGCCTGGGGCACGTCCGTCTTTTGGCGTCGCGCGTCCGATGAAGTCGGGCGAGAAAGCAGACGTAGAGAAATCCGAAGAAAGCGGTGGGGAGCAGTTTCCACCATTGCCCAATGGCGGCGGTTCCGAGCCTGCACCTGCTGCGCCAACTTCTGCCAAATCCTCTGGCAGGTCCAACGATGATGCAATGGCACGCCTCTCTGAGCGCATGAATGCCACACATGCCACCGATTCCGAGGTCGGCGGATTTGAAGCGAGCATCCACAAGATCAAAGAGCAGGTGCTTCCACGCTTGCTTGAACGCGTCGACCCCGAAGCTGCCGCTACTCTCACAAAGGATGAGCTGTCGGAGGAATTCCGTCCCATCATCATGGAAGTGCTGGCTGAACTGAAAGTGACACTGAACCGCCGCGAGCAATTTGCTCTCGAGAAGGTTCTGATTGACGAACTGCTGGGCTTTGGCCCGCTTGAAGAACTGCTCAATGACCCAGACGTGTCCGATATCATGGTCAATGGTCCGCAGCAGACCTATATTGAGAAGTCAGGCAAGTTGCAGCTCGCGCCGATCCAGTTCCGCGATGAACAGCATCTGTTCCAGATTGCGCAACGCATTGTGAACCAGGTTGGCCGCCGCGTTGACCAGACGACCCCGCTGGCCGACGCCCGTTTGAAAGACGGTTCACGTGTGAACGTCATCGTTCCGCCGCTGTCGCTGCGCGGTACTGCGATCTCCATTCGTAAGTTCTCCGAAAAGCCGATCACGCTCGATATGCTCAAGGACTTTGGTTCGATGAGTGAGAAGATGTGTACCGCGCTGAAAATCGCGGGCGCTTGCCGGATGAACATCGTTATTTCTGGCGGTACGGGTTCGGGTAAGACGACCATGCTCAACGCATTGTCGAAGATGATCGACCCGGGCGAGCGTGTTCTGACCATCGAGGACGCCGCGGAACTTCGCTTGCAGCAGCCGCACTGGTTGCCGCTGGAAACGCGCCCGCCAAACCTCGAAGGGCAAGGTGCAATCACCATCGGTGACCTTGTGAAGAACGCCCTGCGTATGCGTCCTGACCGCATCATTCTGGGTGAGATTCGTGGCGCGGAATGTTTCGACCTTCTCGCCGCTATGAACACCGGCCACGATGGTTCGATGTGTACGCTTCACGCCAACAGCCCGCGCGAATGCCTTGGCCGTATGGAAAACATGATCCTGATGGGCGACATCAAGATTCCGAAGGAAGCCATCTCCCGACAGATTGCAGAATCGGTCGATCTGATCGTCCAGGTTAAGCGTCTGCGCGACGGTTCGCGCCGCACCACCAACATCACGGAAGTGATCGGGATGGAAGGCGATGTCATCGTGACGCAGGAGCTGTTCAAGTTCGAGTATCTGGACGAGAGCGAAGACGGCAAGATCCTTGGTGAATTCCGCTCAAGCGGATTGCGCCCCTATACGCTCGAAAAAGCGCGTCAATACGGCTTTGATCAGGCCTATTTGGAAGCCTGTCTCTAA
- the glmS gene encoding glutamine--fructose-6-phosphate transaminase (isomerizing) translates to MCGIIGIVGSQPVAERLVDGLRRMEYRGYDSAGLCTVDDGELVRRRASGKLANLIEVLGAEPATGTVGIAHTRWATHGAPTTSNAHPHMTDELALVHNGIIENYKPLRDELKGENRTYNSETDTEVVAHLISVRIENGLSPQQAVAEVLPKLRGAFSLAITFRRYPDILIGARLGSPLVVGYGDGEMYLGSDALALAHLTQQISYLEEGDWAVVSHDGAKIFDAENKPVEREIRHSGASAAAVEKGNFHHFMQKEIFEQPTAVAQTLSSYLRRSDNSVALPQFDFDLSAIKRLTIVACGTSFYAGLVAKYWFEHFAKLPVDVDVASEFRYRDPVLEEGGLALFISQSGETADTLAALRHCKQAGQTIGVVVNVPTSTMAREADLLLPTHAGPEIGVASTKAFTCQLAVLAALAARMAVVKGRMDREEETRVVQHLLEVPASLNAALDHDADIAAMAHLIAPARDVLYLGRGQDYPLALEGALKLKEISYIHAEGYASGEMKHGPIALIDEDVPVIVIAPSGPLFEKTVSNMEEVRARGGKIVLISDAEGLEAAGEGCLATIEMPNVHPLIAPMVYAVPVQLLAYHVACVKGTDVDQPRNLAKSVTVE, encoded by the coding sequence ATGTGCGGAATTATTGGAATTGTTGGATCACAGCCAGTTGCTGAAAGGCTGGTAGATGGCCTCAGGCGGATGGAGTATCGCGGCTATGACAGCGCGGGCCTATGTACGGTCGACGATGGAGAATTAGTTCGCCGCCGTGCTTCAGGCAAGCTCGCGAACCTCATCGAGGTCCTTGGCGCTGAACCGGCCACGGGGACTGTCGGGATCGCGCATACACGCTGGGCAACGCATGGTGCACCAACTACGAGTAACGCACACCCGCATATGACTGATGAGTTGGCCTTGGTGCACAATGGGATCATCGAAAACTACAAGCCTTTGCGTGATGAACTGAAAGGCGAAAACCGCACGTACAACAGCGAAACGGATACTGAGGTAGTCGCCCATCTGATATCGGTACGGATAGAAAATGGGCTCTCACCCCAGCAAGCTGTAGCTGAAGTTTTACCAAAGCTCAGAGGAGCATTCTCGCTTGCAATCACATTTCGCCGATATCCAGACATATTGATCGGCGCTCGACTGGGATCGCCGCTTGTTGTTGGCTATGGCGATGGCGAGATGTATCTTGGCTCCGATGCGCTGGCGCTTGCACACCTGACACAGCAAATATCCTATTTGGAGGAAGGCGACTGGGCGGTCGTTTCGCATGACGGTGCCAAAATCTTCGATGCAGAGAATAAACCCGTCGAACGCGAGATTCGCCATTCCGGTGCGTCCGCGGCAGCGGTGGAGAAGGGTAACTTCCACCATTTCATGCAGAAAGAGATTTTCGAGCAACCAACTGCGGTTGCACAGACGCTCTCTTCCTATTTGCGCAGGTCAGACAATTCAGTGGCCTTACCACAGTTTGATTTCGATCTTTCCGCAATCAAGCGACTAACCATCGTTGCCTGCGGCACTTCCTTTTATGCTGGGCTGGTAGCCAAGTACTGGTTCGAGCATTTTGCCAAGCTTCCTGTCGACGTGGATGTAGCCAGCGAGTTTCGCTATCGCGATCCGGTGCTGGAAGAGGGCGGACTGGCGCTGTTCATTTCCCAAAGCGGCGAGACGGCGGACACCCTAGCGGCATTGCGCCATTGCAAGCAGGCGGGCCAGACCATCGGCGTTGTCGTAAATGTGCCGACCAGTACCATGGCGCGCGAGGCCGATCTGCTTCTCCCCACCCATGCCGGGCCGGAAATTGGCGTCGCCTCCACGAAGGCATTTACCTGCCAATTGGCTGTACTTGCTGCGCTTGCGGCGCGTATGGCGGTAGTGAAAGGTCGAATGGATCGTGAGGAAGAAACGCGAGTAGTTCAGCATCTGCTCGAAGTGCCGGCTTCGCTGAATGCTGCGCTCGATCATGACGCCGACATTGCAGCCATGGCCCATCTGATCGCACCAGCGCGTGACGTGCTGTACCTGGGCCGCGGGCAGGACTATCCGTTAGCCCTGGAGGGCGCATTAAAACTGAAAGAAATCAGCTATATACATGCCGAAGGTTACGCTTCAGGTGAAATGAAGCATGGGCCAATCGCATTGATTGATGAGGACGTGCCCGTCATCGTGATTGCGCCTTCAGGTCCCTTGTTCGAGAAGACCGTTTCGAACATGGAAGAGGTGCGCGCGCGCGGCGGAAAGATTGTTCTTATATCGGATGCTGAAGGTCTTGAAGCGGCTGGCGAGGGTTGTCTTGCAACGATTGAAATGCCGAATGTTCATCCGCTGATTGCGCCTATGGTGTATGCAGTGCCGGTTCAATTGCTCGCTTATCACGTTGCCTGCGTGAAGGGGACAGACGTCGATCAACCCCGGAATCTTGCGAAATCGGTGACTGTCGAGTGA
- a CDS encoding DMT family transporter, whose translation MAGFATLSIGDAVLKSMAGLWPVTAVAALRFSIGAIALSAMLAYNEGAAGFRPTKPWLQVARGVCLAGASLSFFSAIFVMPLAETMAITFLSPVLTALLSGPLLGEKVRQAVWIACLFALVGVALILRPNLAELGWHAVLPLVSAVFFSLMIIANRASTGSGSALAMQAYMALIAVPILILASVGGEVAQIDGLRLSWPSADVIFRCAFVALTASTAHWLVYLGTTRAGASQIAPASYIQMLVATLLGWWFFGDVPDAITMAGAAIIIGAGLYLWRDGAQKE comes from the coding sequence GTGGCAGGCTTTGCCACTCTTTCAATAGGGGACGCCGTCCTGAAAAGCATGGCCGGTCTCTGGCCTGTTACAGCTGTGGCGGCTTTACGGTTTTCGATTGGCGCCATCGCACTTTCCGCCATGCTTGCTTACAATGAGGGAGCCGCGGGCTTCAGGCCAACGAAGCCTTGGCTCCAAGTTGCACGGGGGGTCTGCCTCGCGGGCGCCTCTTTATCTTTCTTCTCTGCGATATTCGTGATGCCATTGGCGGAGACGATGGCCATTACATTTTTGTCTCCAGTGCTGACAGCTTTGTTAAGCGGACCTCTGCTTGGCGAAAAGGTTCGGCAGGCAGTGTGGATAGCATGCCTCTTTGCACTCGTTGGCGTGGCACTGATCCTTAGACCAAATCTTGCGGAGCTCGGTTGGCACGCGGTGCTGCCTTTGGTATCCGCGGTGTTCTTTTCGTTGATGATCATCGCCAACCGTGCATCCACGGGCTCGGGCAGCGCGTTGGCGATGCAGGCTTACATGGCACTGATCGCGGTACCCATACTGATCCTTGCAAGCGTCGGTGGCGAAGTTGCCCAGATCGATGGATTGCGTCTGTCTTGGCCCTCAGCGGATGTAATTTTCCGCTGCGCTTTTGTAGCGCTAACCGCATCGACAGCACATTGGCTCGTTTATCTTGGCACGACGCGCGCCGGTGCATCGCAGATTGCGCCAGCTTCATATATCCAAATGTTGGTCGCAACGTTGCTCGGATGGTGGTTCTTTGGAGACGTGCCTGATGCGATTACTATGGCCGGTGCGGCCATTATTATCGGCGCGGGTCTTTACCTTTGGCGTGACGGTGCACAGAAAGAGTAG